One Blastocatellia bacterium DNA window includes the following coding sequences:
- a CDS encoding helix-turn-helix domain-containing protein: MAPTFVRELTPEERATLQEWIKHPPSQDHYLRARMILLSADGYAVPEIAKRLGRHESRVRMWIRQFNKCGIEGLLSSKPKGAVSRCSEQVQQRILDLLLMRPKDLGLDFPRWTAERLRERLIQEKLVTDISCQVIRRVLEKASVRA, from the coding sequence ATGGCACCAACTTTTGTCCGAGAGCTAACGCCTGAGGAACGAGCCACTCTCCAAGAGTGGATTAAACATCCCCCTTCGCAGGATCACTATCTCCGGGCGCGGATGATTCTTCTTTCGGCCGATGGCTATGCTGTCCCCGAAATCGCCAAGAGGTTGGGACGGCACGAGAGTCGGGTGCGGATGTGGATTCGACAGTTCAACAAGTGCGGGATTGAAGGATTGCTCAGTTCGAAGCCAAAAGGAGCGGTCTCCCGCTGTTCCGAGCAGGTACAACAGAGGATTCTCGATCTCCTCCTCATGCGACCGAAGGATCTCGGCCTGGACTTCCCCCGCTGGACCGCCGAGCGATTGCGCGAACGACTCATTCAAGAGAAGCTGGTGACGGACATCAGTTGTCAGGTAATTCGCCGCGTCCTGGAGAAAGCGAGCGTTCGCGCCTGA